The following coding sequences lie in one Arabidopsis thaliana chromosome 3, partial sequence genomic window:
- a CDS encoding Putative endonuclease or glycosyl hydrolase (Putative endonuclease or glycosyl hydrolase; BEST Arabidopsis thaliana protein match is: zinc finger protein-related (TAIR:AT3G62850.1); Has 166 Blast hits to 150 proteins in 10 species: Archae - 0; Bacteria - 0; Metazoa - 0; Fungi - 0; Plants - 166; Viruses - 0; Other Eukaryotes - 0 (source: NCBI BLink).) — MTTCPLPDGHDPRLVGPRIESALEKSGQWRCRRGPLFITAVGNLTQIPGGDESLRTLSSTGIALKHAHDIQRDLFEWTDENLAPATIMLITSSKDLKTLASTLYDIEKKGYRILLAYPPRALALRLSILKDVPEELFWDSLMADAAMEDNKQEQQDLFFRTTSAVKPVKLPCFAQNAILVPKALKISPRISRVKNMRILEASHNNVDRLDPANMVLGRSKASFNISSQEWDLLVTQDIAYHTSSPLTLKATLTLDLLTLVDAKTFKELCKMLEFDGKTCNKGNGSTMVKIRPEEGNPCFTSVTMEECMMMMRKLKTEEAAVEEENPEKPIQSIQVQRSSATEQEDKPVSSVAKRASRKSISSCSSQDTILTNRLKCLEDEDKM, encoded by the exons ATGACCACCTGTCCGCTTCCCGATGGTCATGATCCTCGTCTGGTGGGTCCGAGGATAGAATCGGCGTTGGAAAAGTCAGGCCAGTGGCGCTGCCGCCGGGGTCCTCTCTTTATCACTGCCGTTGGCAACCTAACGCAGATCCCTGGTGGTGACGAATCCCTGCGAACGCTTTCTTCCACTGGAATCGCTCTTAAACATGCCCACG ATATTCAAAGGGATTTGTTTGAGTGGACTGATGAGAATCTTGCTCCGGCTACTATAATGCTCATAACCAGTTCTAAGGACCTGAAAACTTTAGCTAGTACACTTTACGACATAGAGAAGAAGGGATACAGAATTCTTCTCGCATATCCTCCACGAGCTCTAGCTCTCCGGCTAAGCATTCTTAAAGATGTTCCTGAAGAGTTGTTCTGGGATAGCTTAATGGCAG ATGCTGCTATGGAGGATAACAAACAGGAGCAACAAGACTTGTTCTTCAGGACTACAAGCGCAGTGAAACCGGTGAAACTCCCTTGTTTTGCTCAGAATGCGATTTTGGTgcccaaagctttgaagatTTCACCACGCATCTCAAGAGTGAAAAACATGCGTATTCT GGAGGCTAGTCATAACAATGTGGATCGACTAGACCCTGCTAACATGGTGCTGGGTCGATCAAAGGCAAGTTTTAATATCTCATCTCAA GAGTGGGACTTGCTGGTTACTCAAGATATAGCGTATCAtacttcttctcctctaaCACTAAAGGCAA CATTGACTTTGGATTTACTGACTTTGGTTGATGCTAAAACATTCAAGGAACTCTGCAAGATGTTGGAATTTGATGGTAAAACATGCAACAAGGGAAACGGTTCTACCATGGTGAAGATTCGACCAGAGGAGGGAAACCCCTGTTTTACGTCTGTTACCATG GAAGAAtgcatgatgatgatgagaaagtTAAAGACTGAGGAAGCTGCTGTAGAAGAGGAGAACCCCGAGAAGCCCATTCAGTCCATCCAAGTGCAACGGTCATCTGCAACAGAACAAGAAGACAAACCAGTTAGTTCTGTGGCTAAGAGAGCGTCAAGGAAAAGCATCTCCAGCTGTTCAAGTCAAGATACGATCTTAACTAATAGGCTCAAATGTTTAGAGGATGAGGATAAAATGTAA
- a CDS encoding uncharacterized protein (unknown protein; FUNCTIONS IN: molecular_function unknown; INVOLVED IN: biological_process unknown; LOCATED IN: endomembrane system; Has 29 Blast hits to 29 proteins in 10 species: Archae - 0; Bacteria - 0; Metazoa - 0; Fungi - 0; Plants - 29; Viruses - 0; Other Eukaryotes - 0 (source: NCBI BLink).), whose protein sequence is MCCGRICMLCTCLLLVVIAIGFLFGFGVFKDGFHKIHESIHLECDPRFGCGGGLGRRGYGFPAPAGGFN, encoded by the coding sequence atgtgttGTGGACGGATTTGCATGCTGTGCACGTGTTTGCTTCTTGTGGTGATCGCGATTGGGTTTCTATTTGGATTCGGTGTCTTCAAGGATGGATTTCACAAGATCCATGAATCAATTCATCTCGAATGCGATCCCAGATTTGGTTGCGGCGGTGGCCTTGGACGTCGCGGTTATGGTTTCCCAGCTCCGGCCGGTGGTTTTAATTAG
- the VCR gene encoding varicose-like protein (varicose-related (VCR); FUNCTIONS IN: nucleotide binding; LOCATED IN: cellular_component unknown; EXPRESSED IN: male gametophyte, cultured cell, pollen tube; EXPRESSED DURING: L mature pollen stage, M germinated pollen stage; CONTAINS InterPro DOMAIN/s: WD40 repeat-like-containing domain (InterPro:IPR011046), WD40 repeat 2 (InterPro:IPR019782), WD40-repeat-containing domain (InterPro:IPR017986), WD40 repeat (InterPro:IPR001680), WD40/YVTN repeat-like-containing domain (InterPro:IPR015943), WD40 repeat, subgroup (InterPro:IPR019781); BEST Arabidopsis thaliana protein match is: Transducin/WD40 repeat-like superfamily protein (TAIR:AT3G13300.1); Has 1082 Blast hits to 861 proteins in 259 species: Archae - 6; Bacteria - 246; Metazoa - 313; Fungi - 205; Plants - 136; Viruses - 0; Other Eukaryotes - 176 (source: NCBI BLink).) gives MASSPGNTNPHNPPPFDLGTIFKPSSNPYPPPTGPFLNNQYNQQLYAPPGIAAQPSPVNQTQQDVSSSSSATNLQPQRTLSYPTPPLNPQSPRVNHNPGTHILALLNNGGAVANQEPSHHNEIARAFPGGSGPIHVPSGKMPKGRRLVGEHAVYDVDVRLQGEIQPQLEVTPITKYGSDPQLVLGRQIAVNKVYICYGLKGGSIRVLNINTALRSLFRGHSQRVTDMAFFAEDVHLLASVSLDGKVFVWKISEGSEGDEQSQITGKIVVALQILGEEDTKHPRVCWHCHKQEILVVSIGKHVLRIDTTKVGRGEVFSAEAPLQCHLDKLIDGVQIVGKHDGEVTDLSMCQWMTTRLVSSSVDGTVKIWQDRKTQPLVVLRPHDGLPVNSAIFVTSPERPDHIILITGGPLNREIKIWVSAGEEGWLLPADTESWRCTQTLDLKSSTEPQAEKAFFNQVIALSEAGLLLLANARRNAIYSVHLDYGSSPVETLMDYLSEFTVTMPILSFIGTNDHPEEPFVKVYCVQTLAIQQYTLDLFLCMPPPRENVGFEKSDSTVSREANLVESTLETSGMKPTELPSVGSVPKPSILVNRSENANMLSFPAGPASAGITPPAIVPPNGEPKTSGMPSETSDVDSAYAPSPQLPLSPRLSSKLSGYHTPVEAFEQVLPHHKLGGKTSSADYFYVRQTDDVGGRNLDVSSVEENCRSKDTNVTPDDDVSGIRSPSAFFKQPTHLVTPSEILMGVSSTEASITTEDKRDRDANIEEVNNDARGLEVELKEVGEAQTSQNGEINYHETTENHTSESRENIFCSQASNLSTEMARDRHPITEGSAIPGDSMAYGQPLQAGDERGLDSRDVSAKLPESGSSSGLVATNSKGKKQKAKNSQGPGLSSTSSNVANLADSFNEQSQSLNHPMADLLPQLLALQETMTQVMASQKEMQRQLSNAVTGPIVKEGKKLEVALGRMIEKSSKSNADALWAHFQEEAVKNEKALRDHGQQIMNETTNFTSKELNAMFEKTMKKEFASVGPTLARVVTPVIEKTVSSAITESFQRGIGDKAVNQLEKSVNSKLETTVARQIQAQFQTSGRQVLQEGLRSSMESSVIPSFERSCKTMFEQVDSTLQKGIGKHTSATQQRIDSGQSQLAHTLRETISSASSVTQALNRELAESQRNRLALTAAGSNPLVTQLSNGPLGALLEKVEAPMDPTTELSRLISERKYEESFTSALQRSDVSIVSWLCSQVDLRGLLAMNPLPLSQGVLLSLLQQLACDISTDTSRKLGWMTDVVTAINPSDQMIAVHARPIFEQVYQILHHHRNAPGSDVSAVRLIMHVINSLLMSCK, from the exons ATGGCGTCTTCACCTGGTAACACTAACCCTCACAATCCTCCGCCGTTCGATCTCGGTACTATCTTCAAACCCTCATCCAACCCTTATCCTCCCCCTACAGGTCCGTTTCTTAACAACCAGTACAATCAGCAACTATACGCGCCGCCTGGTATCGCCGCCCAACCATCTCCGGTGAATCAAACGCAACAGGATGtgtcttcctcttcctccgcTACTAACTTGCAACCACAGAGAACGCTATCTTATCCCACGCCACCTCTCAATCCCCAATCTCCCCGTGTCAATCACAATCCGGGAACGCACATCCTCGCTCTCCTCAACAACGGAGGTGCCGTGGCGAACCAAGAGCCGTCGCATCACAACGAGATCGCTCGAGCTTTTCCCGGCGGTTCGGGTCCTATTCATGTTCCAAGCGGTAAAATGCCCAAGGGAAGGCGATTGGTTGGTGAACATGCGGTGTATGATGTTGATGTGAGATTACAGGGAGAGATTCAACCGCAGCTGGAGGTGACTCCGATTACCAAGTACGGCTCGGATCCTCAGCTTGTACTCGGTAGGCAAATTGCTGTGAATAAGGTCTACATTTGCTATGGATTGAAAGGAGGAAGCATTCGTGTTCTCAATATCAACACAGCATTGAGGTCTCTGTTCCGTGGCCATTCTCAG AGAGTAACGGACATGGCTTTCTTTGCCGAAGATGTTCATCTCTTAGCTAG TGTTAGTCTAGATGGAAAAGTTTTTGTGTGGAAAATTTCCGAAGGATCTGAGGGAGATGAACAATCCCAGATAACTGGAAAGATAGTTGTTGCTCTTCAGATACTTGGAGAGGAAGACACCAAACATCCACGTGTCTGTTGGCACTGCCACAAACAG GAAATTTTGGTAGTTTCAATTGGTAAACATGTGCTGCGAATCGATACTACAAAAGTTGGCAGAGGTGAAGTGTTCTCTGCCGAGGCACCTCTCCAGTGTCATCTTGATAAACTAATTGATGGTGTTCAGATTGTGGGTAAGCATGATGGAGAAGTGACAGATTTGTCAATGTGCCAATGGATGACCACGCGcctggtttcttcttcagttgATGGCAcg GTTAAGATATGGCAAGATCGTAAGACACAACCACTTGTAGTATTGAGACCTCATGATGGACTTCCAGTCAATTCTGCCATATTTGTGACATCCCCGGAAAGACCTGATCACATCATACTTATCACGGGG GGTCCTCTAAATCGAGAAATCAAGATTTGGGTCTCCGCTGGGGAAGAAGGGTGGCTTCTACCCGCTGATACTGAATCGTGGAGATGTACCCAGACACTTGATTTGAAAAGTTCAACTGAGCCACAAGCTGAAAAGGCATTTTTCAACCAAGTCATAGCATTGTCTGAAGCAGGCCTGCTTTTGCTTGCAAATGCGAGAAGGAACGCCATATATTCCGTGCATTTGGACTATGGCTCATCTCCAGTGGAAACGCTGATGGATTACTTGTCCGAGTTTACAGTCACTATGCCTATATTGAGTTTTATTGGGACAAATGATCACCCAGAAGAACCATTTGTTAAAGTGTATTGTGTTCAGACTCTAGCAATCCAGCAGTATACATTAGACTTATTCTTGTGCATGCCACCTCCAAGAGAGAATGTGGGTTTTGAGAAGTCAGATTCTACTGTGTCACGGGAGGCAAACCTTGTTGAAAGCACGTTAGAAACATCTGGAATGAAGCCTACCGAATTACCTTCAGTTGGTTCAGTGCCTAAACCATCTATTTTAGTGAATAGATCGGAAAATGCTAATATGTTGAGTTTTCCAGCGGGCCCTGCATCAGCGGGGATCACACCACCAGCAATTGTTCCACCCAACGGTGAGCCTAAAACTTCTGGGATGCCTTCTGAGACCAGTGATGTAGATTCTGCGTATGCTCCTTCACCTCAACTTCCTCTAAGCCCCAGACTATCAAGTAAACTTTCTGGCTATCACACTCCTGTAGAAGCGTTTGAGCAAGTGCTACCACATCATAAGCTTGGTGGCAAAACAAGTTCTGctgattatttttatgtgaGGCAAACTGATGATGTTGGAGGAAGAAATTTGGATGTGTCTTCTGTCGAGGAAAACTGTAGAAGCAAGGACACGAATGTTACACCTGATGATGATGTGTCTGGGATTCGAAGCCCGTCAGCTTTTTTCAAACAGCCCACTCATCTCGTAACTCCTTCAGAGATATTGATGGGCGTTTCTTCCACTGAAGCCTCCATTACTACTGAAGACAAGAGGGATAGAGATGCAAATATTGAGGAAGTGAATAATGATGCAAGAGGCTTAGAAGTTGAGTTGAAAGAAGTAGGCGAAGCACAGACTTCGCAGAATGGTGAAATTAACTATCACGAAACAACTGAGAATCACACTTCAGAAAGTAGAGAAAATATCTTCTGCTCACAGGCTTCAAATCTCAGCACTGAGATGGCAAGAGACCGTCATCCTATTACAGAGGGAAGTGCCATTCCTGGGGATTCTATGGCTTATGGACAACCTTTACAAGCTGGAGATGAAAGGGGTCTTGACTCAAGAGATGTCTCTGCAAAGCTTCCTGAGTCGGGTTCATCTAGTGGGTTAGTAGCTACAAATAGCAAAGGAAAGAAGCAGAAGGCGAAAAATTCACAGGGTCCTGGGTTGTCATCTACATCCTCAAATGTTGCTAATCTGGCTGACTCCTTCAATGAGCAAAGTCAGAGTTTAAATCATCCCATGGCAGATTTACTTCCTCAGTTGTTAGCATTGCAAGAAACAATGACTCAG GTAATGGCTTCGCAGAAGGAGATGCAGAGACAACTATCAAATGCTGTCACTGGCCCTATCGTAAAAGAAGGTAAAAAACTAGAAGTTGCCTTAGGGAGAATGATTGAGAAATCCAGCAAGTCAAATGCTGATGCTCTATGGGCCCACTTCCAAGAGGAGGCTGTTAAGAATGAAAAGGCATTACGTGACCATGGCCAGCAAATTATGAATGAAACGACAAACTTCACGAGTAAAGAGTTAAATGCCATGTTTGAGAAAACGATGAAGAAGGAATTTGCTTCAGTTGGTCCAACCCTAGCACGTGTAGTAACTCCAGTTATTGAAAAAACTGTATCTTCTGCAATCACAGAGTCCTTCCAG AGAGGAATTGGTGACAAAGCAGTCAATCAGCTTGAAAAATCTGTTAATTCAAAGCTTGAAACAACCGTAGCCAGGCAGATTCAAGCCCAATTTCAGACATCTGGCAGACAAGTCCTGCAG GAAGGTCTTAGGTCAAGTATGGAGTCCTCAGTCATACCTTCCTTTGAGAGGTCATGCAAAACCATGTTTGAGCAAGTAGACTCAACCTTACAGAAAGGAATTGGTAAGCACACGAGCGCAACACAGCAACGGATTGACTCTGGACAATCTCAGCTTGCTCATACTCTGAGG GAAACCATTAGTTCTGCATCATCAGTTACTCAAGCCCTAAATCGTGAATTAGCCGAGAGTCAAAGGAATCGCTTAGCTCTCACAGCTGCTGGATCAAATCCCTTGGTTACTCAACTAAGTAACGGGCCTTTAGGTGCTCTTCTTGAAAAG GTTGAAGCACCTATGGACCCAACAACAGAGCTATCAAGGTTGATATCTGAACGCAAGTACGAAGAATCTTTCACATCAGCTCTACAAAGAAGCGATGTCTCTATAGTATCATGGCTTTGCTCACAG GTGGATCTTCGTGGACTACTGGCGATGAATCCGCTTCCGCTGAGCCAAGGTGTGCTTCTTTCACTGCTGCAGCAGTTAGCTTGTGACATAAGCACGGACACATCCCGTAAGCTAGGTTGGATGACTGATGTGGTTACAGCCATAAACCCATCAGATCAGATGATAGCGGTCCATGCTCGCCCAATCTTTGAACAAGTTTATCAGATTTTGCACCATCACCGTAACGCACCAGGCAGCGACGTCTCTGCCGTCAGACTAATAATGCACGTCATCAACTCTTTACTTATGAGCTGCAAATGA